The genomic window GCGGGGATTGAAAATCCGCGTGTCGGTGGTTCAAATCCGCCTCCGGGCACCATTACAATTTTCCAGCATTGTTTTTATTGTGTTTTTCTCCTCTGTTTGACCAGAGTTTAAACATCACCCCGAAAAGCTGGACACTTTTGTTCCTGTTTCGATCATTCTTCTTCAGGCTCGACCGTGTCCTGCATCAACTCCACGGCGCTCTTTGCAAGCACCTTCTGACGTGCTGCCCTAGTGTAACGCGTGACCTCCTTCGAGGTTGTATGTCCGGTTATGGACATGATCTGGTGTTCGCTCGCGCCGCGATCGGCGAGCCGCGCGGCCGCTGCCTTACGCAGGCCGTGGGCGCTGCAATGCGTCAAGTCTGCCTCGTTACACCGCTTCCTGAACCAGTTACCAAAGCCATTAGACGTGAACGGCTTTTTGAATTCGGTAACCAGAAGCGTCATTTCCCCGCACGGTCCGGCGTCGATCGCCTTCTGCAAATGTGGATGGATGGGCATCTCCAGTTTCCGAGGCTTGCTATTCCTGCCCTTAAACTGGGTGAAGCGCAGCCAGCCCTTACTGATGTGCTGCTTTCCAAACAGAATAATATCGCTGCGGCGCTGGCTGGTGTATAGCATCAAGGTCAGCGCCAGATAGGCCTTTGTGCCGATCGGGTGACGCGCCTCGAACTGCTCGACCTCCTCCGGCGTCCATGAATGGAAACCCTCCGATCCCGTCTTGAAATAGGGTATGTCGCGGGCCGGGTTGGTGGCGCAGATCTCGACGGCTGGCATAATCGCCCAGTTAAAAACAGCGCGTAGCGCCTTCAGGCGTCCGTTGGCCGACTCCGGCACGTCTGCTTTCCTGTCCCTCAGAACGCGCACGGCCTTGGCGTTGAACGACGACAGAGGGACATCTTCGAAAAGCTTTGATGATTCTGGCTTGATCGGTTCGGCCCAGATGCTTTCAATGATCAGTTTGCGAACATATTGTGTTCGCTTGTCGAGCTGCTTGTATTCGGCGCTCTGGAAATATTGCTCGCACAGCCAGCGCAGCGTTCCTTTTACGGAGAGCTTGGGGCCGGTCCTGTCTTCCTTCATTTTCCCGTTCAGTGCGTCATAGTAGGCGGCATTGAACTCATCGCTGCCCGGTACGCCTGGCAGCCTTATTTTTTTCTGGCCCTTGC from Agrobacterium tumefaciens includes these protein-coding regions:
- a CDS encoding site-specific integrase: MPKKFSKKYVVEDNTDGVLRFYFRRKGQKKIRLPGVPGSDEFNAAYYDALNGKMKEDRTGPKLSVKGTLRWLCEQYFQSAEYKQLDKRTQYVRKLIIESIWAEPIKPESSKLFEDVPLSSFNAKAVRVLRDRKADVPESANGRLKALRAVFNWAIMPAVEICATNPARDIPYFKTGSEGFHSWTPEEVEQFEARHPIGTKAYLALTLMLYTSQRRSDIILFGKQHISKGWLRFTQFKGRNSKPRKLEMPIHPHLQKAIDAGPCGEMTLLVTEFKKPFTSNGFGNWFRKRCNEADLTHCSAHGLRKAAAARLADRGASEHQIMSITGHTTSKEVTRYTRAARQKVLAKSAVELMQDTVEPEEE